A window from Gemmatimonadota bacterium encodes these proteins:
- a CDS encoding nucleotidyltransferase family protein, whose amino-acid sequence MNEQIYGLVLAAGMARRMGSTKQLLPFGDRTVLQTVVDTLSGADLAGVVVVLGHDADAVRESLRGRTVLCCVNDAYREGMFSSVLCGLHHLPEDADAVLIALGDQPQIELNVVQAVLRTYREGDRGVVIPISGGKRGHPVLVNLSRYRDEILRLSGDEGLKPVMRGHPHDTLEVPVDDEGILRDLDTPEDYRAEIERRGK is encoded by the coding sequence ATGAACGAGCAAATTTACGGTCTTGTGCTGGCCGCGGGTATGGCGCGGCGCATGGGGTCAACCAAACAGTTGTTGCCTTTTGGCGATCGAACGGTTCTTCAAACAGTAGTTGATACGCTGTCAGGTGCTGATCTGGCTGGCGTTGTGGTGGTTTTGGGGCACGATGCAGATGCTGTGCGCGAGAGTTTGCGCGGTCGGACCGTGCTGTGTTGCGTGAATGACGCGTACCGCGAGGGGATGTTTTCCAGTGTTCTTTGCGGTCTCCACCATTTGCCTGAGGATGCAGATGCGGTGCTGATCGCACTCGGGGATCAGCCTCAGATTGAATTGAATGTTGTTCAGGCTGTGTTGCGGACATACCGCGAGGGCGATCGGGGTGTTGTGATTCCCATTTCGGGTGGAAAGCGCGGGCATCCGGTGCTGGTCAATTTGTCGCGTTACCGGGACGAGATTCTGAGGCTTTCTGGAGATGAGGGTCTCAAGCCGGTCATGCGCGGGCACCCGCACGATACGCTGGAGGTGCCGGTAGATGATGAGGGTATTTT